In one window of Musa acuminata AAA Group cultivar baxijiao chromosome BXJ3-2, Cavendish_Baxijiao_AAA, whole genome shotgun sequence DNA:
- the LOC135632085 gene encoding isocitrate dehydrogenase [NADP]-like isoform X6 produces MFLGLGSGHLMNNGSAGNFARQIACFVMRRLLSTGAMSSSSPYSSFLPGKNPSSIRLTHQRRLNGVRFSFPTRFVVVGSSVRCLASFSPAERIKVHNPIVEMDGDEMTRVIWRMIKEKLIFPFLELDIKYFDLGLLNRDATDDRVTVESAEATLKHNVAVKCATITPDEARVKEFKLKSMWRSPNGTIRNILNGTVFREPILCCNVPRIVAGWKKPICIGRHAFGDQYRATDMIVKGPGKLKMVFVPADKGPPVEQDVYEFKGSGIALSMYNVDESIRAFAESSMSMAFAKKWPLYLSTKNTILKKYDGRYEHRLIDDMVAYALKSSGGYVWACKNYDGDVQSDFLAQGFGSLGLMTSVLLSSDGKTLEAEAAHGTVTRHFRLHQRGQETSTNSIASIFAWTRGLEHRAELDKHEKLQDFVQKLESACIETVESGKMTKDLALLIHGPRVSREFYLNTEEFVDAVAQNLEEKIQVAAVI; encoded by the exons atgtttttgggGTTGGGGTCAGGCCATCTTATGAACAATGGATCCGCCGGCAACTTCGCTCGCCAAATTGCTTGCTTTGTCATGCGGCGGCTCCTCTCCACCGGGGCCATGTCTTCCTCTTCCCCTTATTCGTCGTTCCTACCAGGTAAAAACCCTAGCTCGATCCGCCTCACGCATCAGCGGCGACTCAATGGTGTTCGTTTCTCTTTTCCCACCCGCTTCGTCGTCGTCGGTTCTTccgtacgctgccttgcctcattCTCACCGGCCGAGCGAATCAAAGTCCACAACCCCATCGTTGAGATGGATG GCGATGAGATGACGAGGGTCATCTGGAGGATGATAAAAGAAAAG CTAATTTTTCCATTTCTCGAATTGGACATCAAGTACTTCGATCTGGGCCTCTTGAATCGTGATGCCACCGACGATCGGGTAACCGTAGAAAGTGCCGAGGCAACTCTCAA GCACAATGTTGCTGTGAAATGTGCAACAATTACACCTG ATGAAGCTAGAGTTAAAGAGTTTAAGCTCAAATCTATGTGGAGAAGCCCAAATGGAACAATAAGGAATATTTTAAATG GAACTGTTTTTCGTGAGCCTATTCTTTGCTGCAATGTGCCACGCATTGTTGCTG GCTGGAAGAAACCTATATGTATTGGTAGACATGCATTTGGAGATCAGTATCGTGCTACTGACATGATTGTAAAAGGTCCTGGAAAGCTTAAAATGGTTTTTG tcCCTGCAGATAAAGGTCCACCTGTGGAGCAAGATGTTTATGAGTTTAAAGGCTCTGGTATTGCATTATCTATGTATAATGTGGATGAG TCCATTCGGGCTTTTGCTGAGTCATCAATGTCCATGGCATTTGCAAAAAAGTGGCCACTTTACTTAAGCACCAAAAATACCATATTGAAGAAATACGATGGCAG GTATGAGCATAGGCTGATTGATGACATGGTAGCTTATGCATTGAAAAGCAGTGGTGGTTATGTGTGGGCCTGCAAAAATTATGATGGAGATGTCCAGAGTGATTTCCTCGCCCAAG GATTTGGTTCGTTGGGCTTGATGACGTCTGTATTG TTATCATCTGACGGGAAAACATTAGAAGCTGAAGCAGCACATGGGACTGTGACTCGCCATTTTAGGCTCCATCAGAGAGGACAAGAGACTAGCACGAACAGTATTGCATCCATATTTGCATGGACACGTGGTCTTGAGCACAG GGCAGAGCTTGATAAACATGAAAAACTACAAGACTTTGTCCAGAAGCTCGAGTCCGCATGCATTGAAACAGTGGAGTCTGGTAAAATGACCAAGGATCTTGCACTTCTTATCCATGGTCCAAG AGTGTCCAGAGAATTCTACTTGAACACCGAGGAGTTTGTTGATGCTGTTGCTCAGAACCTTGAAGAGAAGATCCAAGTAGCAGCAGTTATTTAA
- the LOC135632085 gene encoding cytosolic isocitrate dehydrogenase [NADP]-like isoform X2 translates to MFLGLGSGHLMNNGSAGNFARQIACFVMRRLLSTGAMSSSSPYSSFLPGKNPSSIRLTHQRRLNGVRFSFPTRFVVVGSSVRCLASFSPAERIKVHNPIVEMDGDEMTRVIWRMIKEKLIFPFLELDIKYFDLGLLNRDATDDRVTVESAEATLKHNVAVKCATITPDEARVKEFKLKSMWRSPNGTIRNILNGTVFREPILCCNVPRIVAGWKKPICIGRHAFGDQYRATDMIVKGPGKLKMVFDKGPPVEQDVYEFKGSGIALSMYNVDESIRAFAESSMSMAFAKKWPLYLSTKNTILKKYDGRFKDIFQEVYEEKWKSKFEEQSIWYEHRLIDDMVAYALKSSGGYVWACKNYDGDVQSDFLAQGFGSLGLMTSVLLSSDGKTLEAEAAHGTVTRHFRLHQRGQETSTNSIASIFAWTRGLEHRAELDKHEKLQDFVQKLESACIETVESGKMTKDLALLIHGPRVSREFYLNTEEFVDAVAQNLEEKIQVAAVI, encoded by the exons atgtttttgggGTTGGGGTCAGGCCATCTTATGAACAATGGATCCGCCGGCAACTTCGCTCGCCAAATTGCTTGCTTTGTCATGCGGCGGCTCCTCTCCACCGGGGCCATGTCTTCCTCTTCCCCTTATTCGTCGTTCCTACCAGGTAAAAACCCTAGCTCGATCCGCCTCACGCATCAGCGGCGACTCAATGGTGTTCGTTTCTCTTTTCCCACCCGCTTCGTCGTCGTCGGTTCTTccgtacgctgccttgcctcattCTCACCGGCCGAGCGAATCAAAGTCCACAACCCCATCGTTGAGATGGATG GCGATGAGATGACGAGGGTCATCTGGAGGATGATAAAAGAAAAG CTAATTTTTCCATTTCTCGAATTGGACATCAAGTACTTCGATCTGGGCCTCTTGAATCGTGATGCCACCGACGATCGGGTAACCGTAGAAAGTGCCGAGGCAACTCTCAA GCACAATGTTGCTGTGAAATGTGCAACAATTACACCTG ATGAAGCTAGAGTTAAAGAGTTTAAGCTCAAATCTATGTGGAGAAGCCCAAATGGAACAATAAGGAATATTTTAAATG GAACTGTTTTTCGTGAGCCTATTCTTTGCTGCAATGTGCCACGCATTGTTGCTG GCTGGAAGAAACCTATATGTATTGGTAGACATGCATTTGGAGATCAGTATCGTGCTACTGACATGATTGTAAAAGGTCCTGGAAAGCTTAAAATGGTTTTTG ATAAAGGTCCACCTGTGGAGCAAGATGTTTATGAGTTTAAAGGCTCTGGTATTGCATTATCTATGTATAATGTGGATGAG TCCATTCGGGCTTTTGCTGAGTCATCAATGTCCATGGCATTTGCAAAAAAGTGGCCACTTTACTTAAGCACCAAAAATACCATATTGAAGAAATACGATGGCAG GTTTAAGGACATTTTTCAGGAGGTTTATGAAGAAAAATGGAAGTCAAAGTTCGAAGAACAATCAATATG GTATGAGCATAGGCTGATTGATGACATGGTAGCTTATGCATTGAAAAGCAGTGGTGGTTATGTGTGGGCCTGCAAAAATTATGATGGAGATGTCCAGAGTGATTTCCTCGCCCAAG GATTTGGTTCGTTGGGCTTGATGACGTCTGTATTG TTATCATCTGACGGGAAAACATTAGAAGCTGAAGCAGCACATGGGACTGTGACTCGCCATTTTAGGCTCCATCAGAGAGGACAAGAGACTAGCACGAACAGTATTGCATCCATATTTGCATGGACACGTGGTCTTGAGCACAG GGCAGAGCTTGATAAACATGAAAAACTACAAGACTTTGTCCAGAAGCTCGAGTCCGCATGCATTGAAACAGTGGAGTCTGGTAAAATGACCAAGGATCTTGCACTTCTTATCCATGGTCCAAG AGTGTCCAGAGAATTCTACTTGAACACCGAGGAGTTTGTTGATGCTGTTGCTCAGAACCTTGAAGAGAAGATCCAAGTAGCAGCAGTTATTTAA
- the LOC135632085 gene encoding isocitrate dehydrogenase [NADP]-like isoform X4: MFLGLGSGHLMNNGSAGNFARQIACFVMRRLLSTGAMSSSSPYSSFLPGKNPSSIRLTHQRRLNGVRFSFPTRFVVVGSSVRCLASFSPAERIKVHNPIVEMDGDEMTRVIWRMIKEKLIFPFLELDIKYFDLGLLNRDATDDRVTVESAEATLKHNVAVKCATITPDEARVKEFKLKSMWRSPNGTIRNILNGWKKPICIGRHAFGDQYRATDMIVKGPGKLKMVFVPADKGPPVEQDVYEFKGSGIALSMYNVDESIRAFAESSMSMAFAKKWPLYLSTKNTILKKYDGRFKDIFQEVYEEKWKSKFEEQSIWYEHRLIDDMVAYALKSSGGYVWACKNYDGDVQSDFLAQGFGSLGLMTSVLLSSDGKTLEAEAAHGTVTRHFRLHQRGQETSTNSIASIFAWTRGLEHRAELDKHEKLQDFVQKLESACIETVESGKMTKDLALLIHGPRVSREFYLNTEEFVDAVAQNLEEKIQVAAVI, translated from the exons atgtttttgggGTTGGGGTCAGGCCATCTTATGAACAATGGATCCGCCGGCAACTTCGCTCGCCAAATTGCTTGCTTTGTCATGCGGCGGCTCCTCTCCACCGGGGCCATGTCTTCCTCTTCCCCTTATTCGTCGTTCCTACCAGGTAAAAACCCTAGCTCGATCCGCCTCACGCATCAGCGGCGACTCAATGGTGTTCGTTTCTCTTTTCCCACCCGCTTCGTCGTCGTCGGTTCTTccgtacgctgccttgcctcattCTCACCGGCCGAGCGAATCAAAGTCCACAACCCCATCGTTGAGATGGATG GCGATGAGATGACGAGGGTCATCTGGAGGATGATAAAAGAAAAG CTAATTTTTCCATTTCTCGAATTGGACATCAAGTACTTCGATCTGGGCCTCTTGAATCGTGATGCCACCGACGATCGGGTAACCGTAGAAAGTGCCGAGGCAACTCTCAA GCACAATGTTGCTGTGAAATGTGCAACAATTACACCTG ATGAAGCTAGAGTTAAAGAGTTTAAGCTCAAATCTATGTGGAGAAGCCCAAATGGAACAATAAGGAATATTTTAAATG GCTGGAAGAAACCTATATGTATTGGTAGACATGCATTTGGAGATCAGTATCGTGCTACTGACATGATTGTAAAAGGTCCTGGAAAGCTTAAAATGGTTTTTG tcCCTGCAGATAAAGGTCCACCTGTGGAGCAAGATGTTTATGAGTTTAAAGGCTCTGGTATTGCATTATCTATGTATAATGTGGATGAG TCCATTCGGGCTTTTGCTGAGTCATCAATGTCCATGGCATTTGCAAAAAAGTGGCCACTTTACTTAAGCACCAAAAATACCATATTGAAGAAATACGATGGCAG GTTTAAGGACATTTTTCAGGAGGTTTATGAAGAAAAATGGAAGTCAAAGTTCGAAGAACAATCAATATG GTATGAGCATAGGCTGATTGATGACATGGTAGCTTATGCATTGAAAAGCAGTGGTGGTTATGTGTGGGCCTGCAAAAATTATGATGGAGATGTCCAGAGTGATTTCCTCGCCCAAG GATTTGGTTCGTTGGGCTTGATGACGTCTGTATTG TTATCATCTGACGGGAAAACATTAGAAGCTGAAGCAGCACATGGGACTGTGACTCGCCATTTTAGGCTCCATCAGAGAGGACAAGAGACTAGCACGAACAGTATTGCATCCATATTTGCATGGACACGTGGTCTTGAGCACAG GGCAGAGCTTGATAAACATGAAAAACTACAAGACTTTGTCCAGAAGCTCGAGTCCGCATGCATTGAAACAGTGGAGTCTGGTAAAATGACCAAGGATCTTGCACTTCTTATCCATGGTCCAAG AGTGTCCAGAGAATTCTACTTGAACACCGAGGAGTTTGTTGATGCTGTTGCTCAGAACCTTGAAGAGAAGATCCAAGTAGCAGCAGTTATTTAA
- the LOC135632085 gene encoding isocitrate dehydrogenase [NADP]-like isoform X3 encodes MSHLMNNGSAGNFARQIACFVMRRLLSTGAMSSSSPYSSFLPGKNPSSIRLTHQRRLNGVRFSFPTRFVVVGSSVRCLASFSPAERIKVHNPIVEMDGDEMTRVIWRMIKEKLIFPFLELDIKYFDLGLLNRDATDDRVTVESAEATLKHNVAVKCATITPDEARVKEFKLKSMWRSPNGTIRNILNGTVFREPILCCNVPRIVAGWKKPICIGRHAFGDQYRATDMIVKGPGKLKMVFVPADKGPPVEQDVYEFKGSGIALSMYNVDESIRAFAESSMSMAFAKKWPLYLSTKNTILKKYDGRFKDIFQEVYEEKWKSKFEEQSIWYEHRLIDDMVAYALKSSGGYVWACKNYDGDVQSDFLAQGFGSLGLMTSVLLSSDGKTLEAEAAHGTVTRHFRLHQRGQETSTNSIASIFAWTRGLEHRAELDKHEKLQDFVQKLESACIETVESGKMTKDLALLIHGPRVSREFYLNTEEFVDAVAQNLEEKIQVAAVI; translated from the exons ATGA GCCATCTTATGAACAATGGATCCGCCGGCAACTTCGCTCGCCAAATTGCTTGCTTTGTCATGCGGCGGCTCCTCTCCACCGGGGCCATGTCTTCCTCTTCCCCTTATTCGTCGTTCCTACCAGGTAAAAACCCTAGCTCGATCCGCCTCACGCATCAGCGGCGACTCAATGGTGTTCGTTTCTCTTTTCCCACCCGCTTCGTCGTCGTCGGTTCTTccgtacgctgccttgcctcattCTCACCGGCCGAGCGAATCAAAGTCCACAACCCCATCGTTGAGATGGATG GCGATGAGATGACGAGGGTCATCTGGAGGATGATAAAAGAAAAG CTAATTTTTCCATTTCTCGAATTGGACATCAAGTACTTCGATCTGGGCCTCTTGAATCGTGATGCCACCGACGATCGGGTAACCGTAGAAAGTGCCGAGGCAACTCTCAA GCACAATGTTGCTGTGAAATGTGCAACAATTACACCTG ATGAAGCTAGAGTTAAAGAGTTTAAGCTCAAATCTATGTGGAGAAGCCCAAATGGAACAATAAGGAATATTTTAAATG GAACTGTTTTTCGTGAGCCTATTCTTTGCTGCAATGTGCCACGCATTGTTGCTG GCTGGAAGAAACCTATATGTATTGGTAGACATGCATTTGGAGATCAGTATCGTGCTACTGACATGATTGTAAAAGGTCCTGGAAAGCTTAAAATGGTTTTTG tcCCTGCAGATAAAGGTCCACCTGTGGAGCAAGATGTTTATGAGTTTAAAGGCTCTGGTATTGCATTATCTATGTATAATGTGGATGAG TCCATTCGGGCTTTTGCTGAGTCATCAATGTCCATGGCATTTGCAAAAAAGTGGCCACTTTACTTAAGCACCAAAAATACCATATTGAAGAAATACGATGGCAG GTTTAAGGACATTTTTCAGGAGGTTTATGAAGAAAAATGGAAGTCAAAGTTCGAAGAACAATCAATATG GTATGAGCATAGGCTGATTGATGACATGGTAGCTTATGCATTGAAAAGCAGTGGTGGTTATGTGTGGGCCTGCAAAAATTATGATGGAGATGTCCAGAGTGATTTCCTCGCCCAAG GATTTGGTTCGTTGGGCTTGATGACGTCTGTATTG TTATCATCTGACGGGAAAACATTAGAAGCTGAAGCAGCACATGGGACTGTGACTCGCCATTTTAGGCTCCATCAGAGAGGACAAGAGACTAGCACGAACAGTATTGCATCCATATTTGCATGGACACGTGGTCTTGAGCACAG GGCAGAGCTTGATAAACATGAAAAACTACAAGACTTTGTCCAGAAGCTCGAGTCCGCATGCATTGAAACAGTGGAGTCTGGTAAAATGACCAAGGATCTTGCACTTCTTATCCATGGTCCAAG AGTGTCCAGAGAATTCTACTTGAACACCGAGGAGTTTGTTGATGCTGTTGCTCAGAACCTTGAAGAGAAGATCCAAGTAGCAGCAGTTATTTAA
- the LOC135632085 gene encoding cytosolic isocitrate dehydrogenase [NADP]-like isoform X5, producing the protein MFLGLGSGHLMNNGSAGNFARQIACFVMRRLLSTGAMSSSSPYSSFLPGKNPSSIRLTHQRRLNGVRFSFPTRFVVVGSSVRCLASFSPAERIKVHNPIVEMDGDEMTRVIWRMIKEKLIFPFLELDIKYFDLGLLNRDATDDRVTVESAEATLKHNVAVKCATITPDEARVKEFKLKSMWRSPNGTIRNILNGWKKPICIGRHAFGDQYRATDMIVKGPGKLKMVFDKGPPVEQDVYEFKGSGIALSMYNVDESIRAFAESSMSMAFAKKWPLYLSTKNTILKKYDGRFKDIFQEVYEEKWKSKFEEQSIWYEHRLIDDMVAYALKSSGGYVWACKNYDGDVQSDFLAQGFGSLGLMTSVLLSSDGKTLEAEAAHGTVTRHFRLHQRGQETSTNSIASIFAWTRGLEHRAELDKHEKLQDFVQKLESACIETVESGKMTKDLALLIHGPRVSREFYLNTEEFVDAVAQNLEEKIQVAAVI; encoded by the exons atgtttttgggGTTGGGGTCAGGCCATCTTATGAACAATGGATCCGCCGGCAACTTCGCTCGCCAAATTGCTTGCTTTGTCATGCGGCGGCTCCTCTCCACCGGGGCCATGTCTTCCTCTTCCCCTTATTCGTCGTTCCTACCAGGTAAAAACCCTAGCTCGATCCGCCTCACGCATCAGCGGCGACTCAATGGTGTTCGTTTCTCTTTTCCCACCCGCTTCGTCGTCGTCGGTTCTTccgtacgctgccttgcctcattCTCACCGGCCGAGCGAATCAAAGTCCACAACCCCATCGTTGAGATGGATG GCGATGAGATGACGAGGGTCATCTGGAGGATGATAAAAGAAAAG CTAATTTTTCCATTTCTCGAATTGGACATCAAGTACTTCGATCTGGGCCTCTTGAATCGTGATGCCACCGACGATCGGGTAACCGTAGAAAGTGCCGAGGCAACTCTCAA GCACAATGTTGCTGTGAAATGTGCAACAATTACACCTG ATGAAGCTAGAGTTAAAGAGTTTAAGCTCAAATCTATGTGGAGAAGCCCAAATGGAACAATAAGGAATATTTTAAATG GCTGGAAGAAACCTATATGTATTGGTAGACATGCATTTGGAGATCAGTATCGTGCTACTGACATGATTGTAAAAGGTCCTGGAAAGCTTAAAATGGTTTTTG ATAAAGGTCCACCTGTGGAGCAAGATGTTTATGAGTTTAAAGGCTCTGGTATTGCATTATCTATGTATAATGTGGATGAG TCCATTCGGGCTTTTGCTGAGTCATCAATGTCCATGGCATTTGCAAAAAAGTGGCCACTTTACTTAAGCACCAAAAATACCATATTGAAGAAATACGATGGCAG GTTTAAGGACATTTTTCAGGAGGTTTATGAAGAAAAATGGAAGTCAAAGTTCGAAGAACAATCAATATG GTATGAGCATAGGCTGATTGATGACATGGTAGCTTATGCATTGAAAAGCAGTGGTGGTTATGTGTGGGCCTGCAAAAATTATGATGGAGATGTCCAGAGTGATTTCCTCGCCCAAG GATTTGGTTCGTTGGGCTTGATGACGTCTGTATTG TTATCATCTGACGGGAAAACATTAGAAGCTGAAGCAGCACATGGGACTGTGACTCGCCATTTTAGGCTCCATCAGAGAGGACAAGAGACTAGCACGAACAGTATTGCATCCATATTTGCATGGACACGTGGTCTTGAGCACAG GGCAGAGCTTGATAAACATGAAAAACTACAAGACTTTGTCCAGAAGCTCGAGTCCGCATGCATTGAAACAGTGGAGTCTGGTAAAATGACCAAGGATCTTGCACTTCTTATCCATGGTCCAAG AGTGTCCAGAGAATTCTACTTGAACACCGAGGAGTTTGTTGATGCTGTTGCTCAGAACCTTGAAGAGAAGATCCAAGTAGCAGCAGTTATTTAA
- the LOC135632085 gene encoding isocitrate dehydrogenase [NADP]-like isoform X1, which yields MFLGLGSGHLMNNGSAGNFARQIACFVMRRLLSTGAMSSSSPYSSFLPGKNPSSIRLTHQRRLNGVRFSFPTRFVVVGSSVRCLASFSPAERIKVHNPIVEMDGDEMTRVIWRMIKEKLIFPFLELDIKYFDLGLLNRDATDDRVTVESAEATLKHNVAVKCATITPDEARVKEFKLKSMWRSPNGTIRNILNGTVFREPILCCNVPRIVAGWKKPICIGRHAFGDQYRATDMIVKGPGKLKMVFVPADKGPPVEQDVYEFKGSGIALSMYNVDESIRAFAESSMSMAFAKKWPLYLSTKNTILKKYDGRFKDIFQEVYEEKWKSKFEEQSIWYEHRLIDDMVAYALKSSGGYVWACKNYDGDVQSDFLAQGFGSLGLMTSVLLSSDGKTLEAEAAHGTVTRHFRLHQRGQETSTNSIASIFAWTRGLEHRAELDKHEKLQDFVQKLESACIETVESGKMTKDLALLIHGPRVSREFYLNTEEFVDAVAQNLEEKIQVAAVI from the exons atgtttttgggGTTGGGGTCAGGCCATCTTATGAACAATGGATCCGCCGGCAACTTCGCTCGCCAAATTGCTTGCTTTGTCATGCGGCGGCTCCTCTCCACCGGGGCCATGTCTTCCTCTTCCCCTTATTCGTCGTTCCTACCAGGTAAAAACCCTAGCTCGATCCGCCTCACGCATCAGCGGCGACTCAATGGTGTTCGTTTCTCTTTTCCCACCCGCTTCGTCGTCGTCGGTTCTTccgtacgctgccttgcctcattCTCACCGGCCGAGCGAATCAAAGTCCACAACCCCATCGTTGAGATGGATG GCGATGAGATGACGAGGGTCATCTGGAGGATGATAAAAGAAAAG CTAATTTTTCCATTTCTCGAATTGGACATCAAGTACTTCGATCTGGGCCTCTTGAATCGTGATGCCACCGACGATCGGGTAACCGTAGAAAGTGCCGAGGCAACTCTCAA GCACAATGTTGCTGTGAAATGTGCAACAATTACACCTG ATGAAGCTAGAGTTAAAGAGTTTAAGCTCAAATCTATGTGGAGAAGCCCAAATGGAACAATAAGGAATATTTTAAATG GAACTGTTTTTCGTGAGCCTATTCTTTGCTGCAATGTGCCACGCATTGTTGCTG GCTGGAAGAAACCTATATGTATTGGTAGACATGCATTTGGAGATCAGTATCGTGCTACTGACATGATTGTAAAAGGTCCTGGAAAGCTTAAAATGGTTTTTG tcCCTGCAGATAAAGGTCCACCTGTGGAGCAAGATGTTTATGAGTTTAAAGGCTCTGGTATTGCATTATCTATGTATAATGTGGATGAG TCCATTCGGGCTTTTGCTGAGTCATCAATGTCCATGGCATTTGCAAAAAAGTGGCCACTTTACTTAAGCACCAAAAATACCATATTGAAGAAATACGATGGCAG GTTTAAGGACATTTTTCAGGAGGTTTATGAAGAAAAATGGAAGTCAAAGTTCGAAGAACAATCAATATG GTATGAGCATAGGCTGATTGATGACATGGTAGCTTATGCATTGAAAAGCAGTGGTGGTTATGTGTGGGCCTGCAAAAATTATGATGGAGATGTCCAGAGTGATTTCCTCGCCCAAG GATTTGGTTCGTTGGGCTTGATGACGTCTGTATTG TTATCATCTGACGGGAAAACATTAGAAGCTGAAGCAGCACATGGGACTGTGACTCGCCATTTTAGGCTCCATCAGAGAGGACAAGAGACTAGCACGAACAGTATTGCATCCATATTTGCATGGACACGTGGTCTTGAGCACAG GGCAGAGCTTGATAAACATGAAAAACTACAAGACTTTGTCCAGAAGCTCGAGTCCGCATGCATTGAAACAGTGGAGTCTGGTAAAATGACCAAGGATCTTGCACTTCTTATCCATGGTCCAAG AGTGTCCAGAGAATTCTACTTGAACACCGAGGAGTTTGTTGATGCTGTTGCTCAGAACCTTGAAGAGAAGATCCAAGTAGCAGCAGTTATTTAA